The DNA window ACGCGGGCGCGCGCCTCATGGCGCGGGCAGGCGCCGTGCTCGACGCCTCGCGCGCCGTGTTCGAGGAGGCCGCGCACCTGCGCGGCGAGGTCACGGGCAACGTGCGCATCGGCCTGAACACGGACGCCCCCTTCCTGCGCGTGCTGCACCTGCAGGAGGACCTTGCACGCCGCCATCCCTGCCTCTCCCCGGAATTCGTGCAGAGCCAGTCCGTGACCACCTCCGAGGCCCTGCGCCACGGCGACCTGGACTGCGGCTTCTGCTTCGGCGACCGCGCGGACGAGGGCATCCACAAGGAGCTCATGGCCCGCGTGGAGATAGTGGCCGTGGGCCCGGCTGCCTGGCGCGACAGGATCGAGGGCGCGGGCGTGGCCGAGCTGGCGGCGCTGCCCTGGCTGTGGACCACGAGCGACTACTGCCCCTGCTACGTGGACGGCGAGGCCCTGTTCCGCGCGCACGGGGTGTGCCCGAACACGGTCCTGCGCTCGGACACCGAGGACGTGCTGCGCGAGCTGGTGGTTGCGGGCAGGGGCATGGCCTTCCTGCGCCGCGACATGGCTGACGCCCTGCTGGCCGAAGGCTCGGCAACGGCCTGGCAAAGCGGACCTCCGCTCTCCGTGTCGCTTCACCTGGCGTTTCTCGCGCGGCGCGGGGCCGACGCCGTGATCGCGGCCGTGGCCGGTTCGGCGCGGGCCGTGTGGCGGACCTCCGCCGCCTGCTGCCGCGAGGCGGTCTCGATGAACGAGGCCGTCATGGTTTCTTCTCCGGCGTGAGCCAGCAGGAGAAGCAGGACGAATCCGGCGCAGAGGGCCAGGGCCAGGGCCAGGCGGAAGAGTTCGGACATGGCGGGTGCTCCCTTCGTTTTCGTTCCTCGGATGATCGATCCGTCCAGTGTGACGTCCGCAAAATACGCAGAGCCGTATTTTGCGGGAGATCGCTGCACCGAAAACGTGGTTTTCGGCTTGCTCACGCCGCCGCAGCTCTGCTGTCGGCATCCGTAAGACTCGCGCCTGAGGGCGCTCGCCTAACGGCTGCCGCTGGCGGCGGAACCGGGCGAATGCACGGTTCACGTGTCGCGTACGACTCCTGCGCGGCATGTCGACTTTTTTCACGGACGCGACACTAGCAGCCGCCGCGCGCCGGAACCCATGGCAATGTTTCGAAGCAGGCCTTCGGAAAAATCGAAGACCCGGAAGGGACGGGGAGCGGAAGGCACGTGGAGCTCTATCAACTGAGATCGTTCCTGGCCGTGGCCGACGAGGGCGGGCTGGCCCGCGCGGCCGACCGCCTGCACCTGAGCCAGTCCGCGCTCTCCACGCAGATCCGCGCCCTGGAGGAGGAGTTCGGCGTGCCGCTCTTCGCGCGCACGCCGCGCGGCATGCTGCTCACGGCGCAGGGCAGGGCGCTCCTGCCCCGTGCGCGCGAGGCCGTGCGCGCCGCGCAGGAGGTGCTGTTCGAGGCGCAGCGCATGGCCGGAGGGCTCGTCGGCGACATCTCCGTGGGCATCCCCACGGACCCGGACTTCCTGCGCGTGGCCGCCGTGGAGTCGCTGCTCAGCGGCGCCCATCCCGGGCTGCGCGCGCGGATCATGACCATGATGTCCATGCGCCTGCCCCAGGCCCTGCGCGAGGGCGAGCTGGACGCGGGCTTCCTCTTCTGCGCCGAGCCGCCCGCCGGGCTCGACATCCTTCCGCTCGGCGAGACGAGCATGGTGGTGGCCTGCCCGTCCGCCATGGCGGAGCGTGTGGCGGAGGCGGACTTCGCCGCCCTGGCCGAGCTGCCCTGGATCTGGGCCGAGTCCGGCTGTCCGTACTACGCCGCGGGCCGGGCGCGCTTCGCCGAGCTCGGGGTCAGGCCGCACGCCGTGGCCGCCTCGGACAGCGAGGAGGTCATCCAGAGCTTCGTCTCGGGCGGTCGCGGGCTCGCCTTCCTGCGCGCGGACAGGGCCAGGGCGCTCGAGGCCGAGGGCCGGATCGCCATCTGGGACCGTGAGCCCCTGGGCACGCGGCTGTTCCTCGGCTGCCTCGCGGAGCGTCGCGCCGAGCCCGCGCTCTGCGCCCTGTTCGAGGCCGCGGCCGCGGTCTGGGCCGCTCCGGGCGCGGCCGAGGACGCGGCGCTTGCCTCGGCCCCGGGGACGCCGTAACGTCGCCGCCATGCCGATGCCGCTGACCATCCGCAGCCTGGCCTCCGGGGGCATCATCACCACCTATCGCTGCGGCTCGCGCTGCGCCCACTGCCTGTACGACTGCGGGCCGCACCGCCGCCATGCCTTCATCGAGCCGGACGAGGCCGCCCGGGCCGCGCGCACGGCCAGGAGCCTCGGGTGTTCGAGCCTGCACGTGGGCGGGGGCGAGCCCTTCCTGAACCCGGAGAACCTGCGCGAGGTCCTGCGCGCGCTGCGCGGGGAGGGGGTGCGGCTCGAGTACGTGGAGACCGGGGCCTGCTGGGCCGGGCGCGAGGACGCGGCCGCGGACCTGCTGGCCGAACTTCGGGCCGCGGGGCTGCACAGCCTGCTCGTGAGCATCAGCCCGTTCCACAACGAGCACGTGGATTTTTCCCGCACCCGCGCGGTGCTTTCCGCCTGCGAGCGCAGCGGCGTGCGCGCGCTGCCCTGGGGCGCGCAGTTCTACGGCGAGATCGAGGCCCTGGGCGAGGGGCGCCACAGCCTCGCCGAATACGGGGCGCGCTACGGGGCCGACTATCTGCGCGCCGTCCCGGAGCGCTTCTGGGTGCACATGGGCGGGCGGGCGCTGGCGACGTACCGGCCGTACATGGAACACCGCCCGGCCGACGAGGCGGCGGCCGCGTCCGGCCCCTGCACGGCCCTGGCCGACGTGAGCCACTTCCACTTCGACCTCTGGGGCAACTACGTGCCCGGCCTGTGCGCGGGTCTCGCCCTGCGGCGCGAGGACGTGGGCAGGCCGCTCGAGCGCGAGCGCTACCCGCTGCTCTGGCTGCTCTGGGACGAGGGCGTGCGCGGGCTTTTGCGCGCGGCGCGCGAGCGCGGCTTCGCGCCCGAGGCGGAGGGCTACGTCTCGGCCTGCGACCTGTGCACCGCCTGCCGCCGCTTCCTCTACGCCGCGGGCGACTTCCGCGAGCTCGCGCCGTCGGGGTTCTACCGCAGCCAGGGGCAAGGGCCCGGCCCTTCGTCCGGGCCCCTGCAATCCCAGGCCCCGTACCCGCTTGACTCTGCCTGCGAAGTCCAGTAACCAGCACCGTCTTTCCGACGCAGGTGGGTGAATTGCGCCCTGCGTCCGCCCTGCGCCGGCCCTTGGCCCGGCGCGTAAAACGCCCGGGAGGCGAGACGGGGCGCGGATCGGAAGGCCTCGAGCCTGCCCTGTTTCCCGCGTCCGTGGAGTGTGTTCAGTGTTCGAGAGTCTTGGCGATCGGCTCGAAGGAGTATTCAAGAAGTTCCGCGGTCAGGGCAAGCTGACCGAGGA is part of the Desulfovibrio sp. X2 genome and encodes:
- a CDS encoding radical SAM protein — its product is MPMPLTIRSLASGGIITTYRCGSRCAHCLYDCGPHRRHAFIEPDEAARAARTARSLGCSSLHVGGGEPFLNPENLREVLRALRGEGVRLEYVETGACWAGREDAAADLLAELRAAGLHSLLVSISPFHNEHVDFSRTRAVLSACERSGVRALPWGAQFYGEIEALGEGRHSLAEYGARYGADYLRAVPERFWVHMGGRALATYRPYMEHRPADEAAAASGPCTALADVSHFHFDLWGNYVPGLCAGLALRREDVGRPLERERYPLLWLLWDEGVRGLLRAARERGFAPEAEGYVSACDLCTACRRFLYAAGDFRELAPSGFYRSQGQGPGPSSGPLQSQAPYPLDSACEVQ
- a CDS encoding LysR family transcriptional regulator translates to MELYQLRSFLAVADEGGLARAADRLHLSQSALSTQIRALEEEFGVPLFARTPRGMLLTAQGRALLPRAREAVRAAQEVLFEAQRMAGGLVGDISVGIPTDPDFLRVAAVESLLSGAHPGLRARIMTMMSMRLPQALREGELDAGFLFCAEPPAGLDILPLGETSMVVACPSAMAERVAEADFAALAELPWIWAESGCPYYAAGRARFAELGVRPHAVAASDSEEVIQSFVSGGRGLAFLRADRARALEAEGRIAIWDREPLGTRLFLGCLAERRAEPALCALFEAAAAVWAAPGAAEDAALASAPGTP
- a CDS encoding LysR family transcriptional regulator; its protein translation is MDLNQLRSFVAVAEEGHLTRAGERLHLSQSALSGQIKALEEELGLSLFRRTPRGMQLTDAGARLMARAGAVLDASRAVFEEAAHLRGEVTGNVRIGLNTDAPFLRVLHLQEDLARRHPCLSPEFVQSQSVTTSEALRHGDLDCGFCFGDRADEGIHKELMARVEIVAVGPAAWRDRIEGAGVAELAALPWLWTTSDYCPCYVDGEALFRAHGVCPNTVLRSDTEDVLRELVVAGRGMAFLRRDMADALLAEGSATAWQSGPPLSVSLHLAFLARRGADAVIAAVAGSARAVWRTSAACCREAVSMNEAVMVSSPA